GCAAATTGGTTAATTGTCTGgaagatttaagaagaaaaatgctgTTCTAGTAATTCTGTACAGTCCTGTACTCAGAGGATTTGGCTGAGGGAAGATTAACATAAGCAAGAATCTGtccaatacattttaaatgagaaagcaGGCTATTTTTTAAGCcaatgttttcaaaaagaaaactatagcaaAGCACCTACAGTTCCTTACCCCTAACAGGTGATTCCCCCGACTAGAGTGTTAAGATccagaaaatcaatgtaatatctTGGCCTGTCTCCTTCACTGTGGCTACCCTGGGGTCTCCAATAGTGCCTGACAGACACAGGCCCTAAATATTTCCCGAATAAATGAATTAACGAAATTACGTGAATTAGCAAGGGGCAGGATGCTGGCCAAAGTCTGTCTGAATTCTGAGCAGTTATAAACGTCAACACGATCAGATcaagaaggcaaaacaaaacagcagggAAGTGAGGTTCTGTAAAGTCACATGTGCCTTTTTGGGTCCactgggagggaagaaggaaacgCAGTGTCAATGGAATCTATCACTACAAAGTTTTTGTTCCTGAATGGAAATTTCCAGAGCCTATGTTGTAAACCTTCTTACAATGGGCCATTTATTAAGGAGCAAGCCTTCTGCTTAAGCGACTATGTGCCAGCGGCGCCACCTGCTGGGTAGCTGGCTGGGCATTTTAGAACAATATTCtagaggggttttttttctttatttttttcagaaagcaaatTGAATTTAGAACCACAGAAATTCCATCGGACATATCTTTAGAGATAATCTAGGCCCTGTGTCATCTTACAGGTAAGGATTTGCCTTAAGTAGGtacaacattttctttctttctgttggtACAATGGAGCCCCAAATCTCTCCCTCCGGGAGAAGACCCGTTACAGCCATCCTTACTGAATTGTATCACGGGTCTCATGTAAATCAGAAACCGAAAGGCAGTTACAATCCATTCGTGAAGCATCTAAGAGTGCTGTCCAATGGAAATCTCTGCAACCATGGggtagaactttctgcagtgatctATATCCGTGtgtgctgtccaatacagtagcgtACGAAACACCTGATGCGTGACCAGTGACACCGAGGATTGGgtttttatctgattttcattaatttaccttaaaaaaatagccACCTATGGCGAGTGTGGTTTTTCTCAACCCTGGCGCTGTTTACATTTTGCACTGGATCATTCTCTGCTGTGGGGGTTGTCCTGTGCACCGTAGGCTACTTTCACAACGgccctggcctctacctactgGATGCCAGCAGGACGGCCGCAGAGGCGGGACAACCAAAAAAGTTTCCAGACATGCCCCAGAAATGTCCCCTAGTGGGCAAGACCACGccctgttgagaaccactggggcTAATGGCTACTGTACTGGACAGCATGGTTCTAGAATATGCCTAACATGTACGtgccacactttgagaaaaagaaatggcccCTACGCTGTGGTACAGCCGTCGTGGTTTTGTCATAAGAGGGAAGCTTTAGAAAgaaaagtcaggggcacctgggtggctcggttaagcgtccaactttggctcaggtcgtgatctcacggttagtgagttcgaggcccacgttgggctgtctgcagtcagcacagaacccgcttcagactctctgtccccccaccctgtccctctcctgctggttctctctctctctctctctctctctctcaaatcaaataaacaaacttgggggcgcctgggtggctcagtcggttaagcatccgactcttactttcggctcaggtcgtgatctcatggttcctgagttcgagccgcacactgggctctgtgctgatggtgcggggcctgcttgggaatctgtctctctctctctctgccctttccctgcttgcatgctctctctctctctctctctctctcaaaatagataaaacttaagaaatgaatacataaataaacgtaaaaaaaatgttttgttcatctgaaaacaaattttttttaaaagtcaggtgTAGACAAAgaaatctctttcttcttctcctccttcccacgCAACAGGGACGGAGCCAAGACTGCAGTGGCAACAACTTCTGCCTCAGACGAAAGTCCCCAGGTTAGCCTCCGAAAAGCCATCCCGGCGTCTGGCTTCCTCGAACCCGCTGTGAGTCAGCGGACAAGCTGACCTCCCCGAGTCTCTGCGTCTCACCtgcagaaggggagggggggtacCCACCTGGCAGGGCTGCTGTGAGGGCTGAATTAGCGCATTAAGCGGCCCTAGCTCAGTGCTCGGGGCCGCAGTCGAGGTTCAAACGACAGCTGTTCTTTTGGCCACCCTCtcgggggggtgcggggggggggggtgtcctcaTGCCTTCCAACCCGTAACACAGAAGTGCCCAGCGTGTTGCCATCGAAGATAAAAATCGAATGGACACCAAGTTAGCCAAGCTTCATAAACCTGGGTTTATTTCACAATGCCGGTGGCCACAACATTCAACCACATTCGTGTGCGGCCTGTGATATCCCCCTGAGATTTTGAGCTAGCTCATTTACATGTGTAGGAGAAAACGCTTCAGCTCCTCTGGGAGAAAGAGCTCGTTGATCTTATGATGCTGCTGGATTCCGAAGCACTTCCGGATTTGAAGGCGGCACAGCTGCAGCAGAGAAGGCGGCCCTGCAGAGAGACGGCGAGACAAGCCACACGTTGGTGCCAGCGACCCAAGACTACTTGGTCTGTCCTTATACAGCACCCGAGCCGCACCACGGTCACGAGGAGATAACGCCGCTCTCCCGAAGACCATGTTCTGgtcttgggtgggggtgggggggggcagcattTTTAGGCCATGGTCTCTCTTACCCGGAATCTCATGCAAATGAGCTTGTTAGGTTTTGATTTAgaagagactggaaaaaaaaaaaaaaagtcaaagcctACTCCCGCTAATGGAGGCCTAAGGCAGCTATGTCTGGAATGACGAAGCCGCACAAAATTCCCCAGGATGGAGAGAAAATTCATGTTTAACAGCTTCCTTGTATTTTTACCTTAAGAAAAAAGATAGGGTATTTCGAGATACAAAcgtgtatttttataatttagcaGTTTCGGGATATTCAGATAAAGTGAGCGATCAGTGAGGCCCAAGTAAGTGTATGTTACCTGAGTTAagtcatatttgtttttttttttattctgcgtTCAGGGCTAACCCGATGCCAGCACAAACCTGGCACAGGGAAGGAGCCAAGAGTTTACATTccaggacagtggttctcaacaggggtctgggggggaggggaaaaggaggggacAGTTGGCAAAGCCTAGAGACACTTCTGTTTGTCACAACCTGGGGGAGAGGCGCTACTAGCATCTCGCTGGTAGAGACCAGAGAGGCCGCTAAACATCATATGGTGCACAGCACAGCCCCCACCTGGCCCGAAAGGTAAACagagctgaggctgagaaaccccgTTATGGAGTAAAAGGGTGGGGAACgatttcccacccctcccccaccccctgcaccaaACTGTAATGGGAATTGTGCTTTGCTtatcaaacacacacaaaaaagccaaGCTATGCACCGTCAAGAATCCCAGAAGGCAGTGGCCCTCGATCCAGGATGCATTTTAGAATCACCTATCCGGGGAGCTTGAAACCACACGGTGTTGGGTCCCACCCCAGAGATGGCGCGTCAGTGAACGTTAGGTGGGGCCTGCCCATCTGGCTTTTTTAAAGGCACGTGCCCCAGGTCATCTTattgtgcagccagggttgagaacacACGCGGAAAGATCCAGAGGCCTCGGATTTCCTACCGCGTCCCTACAAGTCGGTTGCCTGTTTCTCAGGTGACGGAGAAGGGCAGGTGGAAAGAGCCGCACGCACCATCAACGAAAAAGAATGCGGGATTTTCCGCATTCCGAAGGCCCCCGTCGGGATTGAGGGAACCTTCCAGACTACGTTCAGCGCCACCGGAGCCATGTACTAACGAACTGCTTCCCAGCGCGCGCGAGGCACACATTAACAAGCGGCAGAAAGTACACTGTGGGGAAACCGAACTTCGGTTCACCTCGTAAAGGAATGGTGAGGGACGTGACTAATCACGTGCGCTAGACACGCTGTCAGGAACGGCTGGAGGAGGAACCGACAAAGAACTGTTGGACGATGCAGAAAAGCGGGACATCGGAGTTTAGCTCAGTGCAGCTACCGACACCAATCGAATATCTGCCGTTTACTGTAAGTAGGACGACGTACAACTGCAGCCTTCATTCCATAAAGCACTGGCACCTGCGAGCGTTCGAGCAGTTTGCTTTGCTCAGTAATAAAACCAGCTAATTTCTCTCTGCGAACTGTCTGTCGCTCTGGGTCTCGATTTCTTTTTTTTCGCCCAGCAACACTCACGCTTCACACGATGGTGTACAGCGAAAGTAATGTGGGGCGTGGCTCCTGTCGCACTGGGCTGaccggcattttttttttttttagttttccttgtGCGCCATGAGTAAACACTGCTTTAGACGCTTTTCAAGGCGGGTGGGGTGGTACTATTCCTGAACTCCTTTCCAGGGACATCCAGAGACAGAATCTGCGGCGTTAGAGCTGCAGGTCTGGCCTTCTGTGCCTGCCTGGCCCCATTTCCTGTGGGCTTCCAGGCTGCTGAGAGGGGCAAATGACTCCGAAAATGACGCATGGAGGCAAAAGCAGCAGTAAGTCTCTCCAGTGACAAATGACATTTTACAAACCAGCGGGATCATCGATCACACCGTCACCAAAATGTAATCGAAGGAACGAAAGGCAATGTAGGAGCCTACGAATGGGCTtggggacagaaagtagaaggaagagCCTGTGGACGTGATCGGAAAATCTGCTGGGATTATTTGCTGAGGCAGATGAGGggattgtgtgcgtgtgtgtgtgtgtgtgtgtgtgtgtgtctatgtacaTGACTTGGGGACTTTAGGGGCCCAGGAGGCCCTTCTGCTTTTGTGGCCCTCTTtcccaatgggaaaaaaaccGGTATTTTACAACTGTGTGGGTATAAAGACAAACATAATCCAGGTTgagttttatccattttttttccttcagatttgaAAAGGAATTACAACATTTCTGTGGGTCCCTAAAAACATCATGGGCCCCAAGCATAGTGCGGTCTGGACCTGCTGGAGAAGCAGGcctacagatagatagatagatagaattgttttgaaaaaacaaatcacCAAAACGCAGGTAGAATGGCCTGGCGATCACCCCGCTGCCTAACGTAAAGGGGTCTCTATTGAACCGTTCCTTGCGCCCGGGGCCTGGCCTTCCCTAGCCCGCTGACGCTGCTCAGAGAGTACGGGCCTTGTCTGGGGGGCCCTGAGGCAGGTCTTTGGCTGCAAGTACCCGGGGCGATCGGAGCGGCGGGAAGGATTCGGCGGCCGCGGTACGATTCTGCACAGAGCTAGGCCCGATGCTCAGCCCGCGAGGAGAATATAACCGGATGACACGCCGTCAGAGCTCTTCTCCCAGGGCGGCCGCATGCAGGGTCCCACAATCCCGAAAACTTAACAAAGTGCACACTCTGGTGAAAAAGTAGGTCCTGAGCGGGCCGCTCTCCATTTCCAGGGACAATTGTGAATGCCAGGGGAGGAGGGGTCTCTGCGCCCCACCCCGGCCCACAGCCCTACCCCCTTGCACGGCGCTCAGTGACAATGTTTAGTTGTTGGGGTCCAGAGTGCTGGTTCTCATTTGTGAAGGAGTGTGGACTCAGTGGTCCCTGACATATAACAGTAAGTGTCTCATCACCAATGAGCCGCCTTCTTGCCCCCACAAACCCGGCGCCCCGTAGCCTGGCCCATCTGTAGAGCAGTGAGGCATCCAGGGGCACGGTCCAGCCCCAAAGAGGGTTCCACTGCATCATTCTAAAGTATGTTTTAGGTAACTTtaatatcaaacatttttttaatgatatgttAATGCTGTCAAAGCTGGCCTACCCCATATCTGAATACTCTATCACCCAAGATAGCCTGTCTCCAACATCGCAAACGACAGATGGTTCCTTACTACATAGCCGGTACCGTACCTTGTCGAATACTAGATTCTCTCAGCACCCCACAATGGGGGATGGCAGAGAACGGTCTCTCACACGGTATCAGAAGTCAGAACTCGGTAAGTACCTGTCTCCCGCTAGAGCCCGCAGGAGTCTCTACGGATTAGGGCCTAGGCTCGGGCAAGGGGGAAGCACCTTCACGCTCCAAGAAGATCTGAGTCAGAGGGCTCTCTGGAGGCACCAACTCCAAGGGACATTTGCCATCAGCGTTCCTGGCCTGGGGGTTCGCTCCAAAATCCATGAGCAGGATGGCCAGCTCCCCATTGGATGCCCTGGCCGCTGCGTGAAGAGGGGAGTCCAGACCTCGGCCTTCGTTCACACTTGCTCCTGTGCCATCACAAGAAGAACGGAGAGTCAGCCAAGAAGCCAAGTCCCAGCATCCCCCTCCTCAAACGACTGTGCCGCAAAAGTCCTTAACCAAAGGGCGTCTGCAGTGGGCAGGGCAGTTCCGCAAGAATGGGCATGACTGGAATCCGTTTAACAATACGGGGAAGATGCCATCTGACGATGTGACTGACGGCACAACAATGAGCTATACTGCACATGAGGCTTAAAACCTTGcctttggggcacccgggtggctcagtcggttaagcgttcgactcttggtttgggctcaggtcatgatttcgtggttggccagatcgagccccgtgttgggattctctctcctccctgtgcccctccccctacctcaaaataaataaataagcttcaaaacaaaacaccttgcCTTTGAGTGCTATACACAGGTGTGTTACATACAACAAGAATCCTGGTGGTGTGAAAGCTGCACGTTCACTATTAAAGGTGTGTCAATATTTGTACAAACTGGAAGTGAGGCCAGATGGTGAAATCTCATCTATACTGAGCACCATATTCACACACTGAGCAACTGTTATGGGGTGTAAAACCCGGGACCTGGGACTGTGTGATATGGACTGTAAACAGCAACTAGCTTGTGAGGGCATCTCATAGAACAAGATGGCCAATTCCAAGGTCACAGGAAAGATGGCAAAGTCCTCCTCTTCAGGAATGAGGTGGATTTCTAGGCCCATCCCAAGCCAATCCTGTCTCTACAGTCTCTACAAATCCCCACCCCAGCTGGATGCCAGCTCCCACGGGGACACGTGGAGACGTGTGGTTTTGCCTGAGCTTCTGCCCCTCTAGTAAAATGAGAAACTAcatccactcaacaaatattaactggATTGAACAGATATTAACTGGATTGTTCCCGTATTGTTCTTGGCTTTGCGAGGGATGTGAAACCTGGCCCTTTCCTGAGAGCTTAAAATCTACCTAGAGCAttatgggagagggagggaaaaagggagggagagagagagagagagaaagagagagagagagacagaggcggaaagagagagaaaataagaatgaatcTTCTAACTCATGGCAATGGCCGCCAAATGAGTAgaaggcaacaacaacaacaaaaaacgttAAGAACATTCGAGGGAAGGGAAAGGTTACTGGAGTTTTGAAGAATAAGCAGGACTCAGATAACTACAGGGGTGATGAAATGGGTCTTCCAAGGTTGAACAAGAGACTGGACAACAGCAGGGAGGTGAAAAAGAAGGGTACTACATAGGCCTTGTTGAGGATAACAGAAGATTTACAATGAGCTACAAACGGGACAGGTGGAATTTCCAGAACCAAGCACACTGGTGAAGGAGGCCCCGGGGGGAAGACCCAGGCCTGGTCCAGCAGCTGTGGGAGTCAGCAGGGCTAAGAACGTGCCTGCgcactggggagggaggtggccgaggggagggaggagaagcaaGGACCACCCTGGGAGGAAatactatcatcatcattatccgCATTACAAGGGAGACAATGAACATTCAAACAGGTTCAAATATTTCCCCACGGGAACACAGTCACCGTGAACCCTGATCCTGTCTGAGTCCGCTGCCCCCACCGTGTCCCCTGCTACAACACAGAGAGCTTTCAaatgcatttcatttctttctcgtcttctttccttgtttcgcgtgctttctaaaatgttttaccTGACTCCAGAAGCTTCCTGACACAGGCCACCTGCTGTTTCCTGCACGCCACATAcagaggggtgcccaggtggctgaTGTTGAGGTTGAGGTTGCCTCCGTGAGCTGCCAGGATCTCGACGCAGTACACGTGGCCTGCAGCCCAAAGCAGAAGAAAGACGCTATCGCACAAATTCCCTCAGCGGGGGAAACCGCACCTTCCCTGTGTTTGGGGTGCGTACATTTCCCCGGGACCAGAAGCTAGCGCGGGGAATAGGGAATGAGTTTAATCCCGGCCATCAGGGAATGGGTTGACTGTTGAGATGGTAGCTGCAGCTCCGCGTAGAGCCCCACTTGGGTTTACCAGCCCCGGTAAGCGACCGGCAACCTTTTCCAAGCGTTGGTGGCCTTGTAATCGGCCCGGATATAGAAACCGAAGTGAGGGTCAGGAGGGGTGTGGAGGGACAGGACCGCGGGGGGACCTGAAGAGGAAAGGGCACGGTGTGGGCCATGGGATGGGGCAGGCAGCCCACAGGGTCCCCCAGGGCAGGCCCTGGGAGAAACAGGCCACCGTGGGCCCAGGTGGGGTTCGGCCGCCAAATCCGACGGGAGCGGGGCCCAGTCTGGCAGAGGGGGGGCTGGCAGAAGCCGCATCACCCTTGCTTGGTCTAGGAGGCTGTACTCTAAAACATTGCTCCTTTGCGTTTCGCTTTTTACATCATTTGAGTTCTATGCACCCAGCGAATATGACGAGCTGCCCCGTCTCTTAAGGAATAAATGTCAACGCTCTGGGAGCTAATTAGCATATGGACGGATTCAGTCACATGGGGTTGCCGTCAGGCTCCCAGGGAGCCGTCCTGGGAAAGCCACCGGGGAGCTAAAAACTCTCCCTTCCGCCGATGTGTGGTCATGATGGTGATGAGGGCGGGAATGAACTCTGGAGAGGAGCAAAACTGGCCATGTTGTGTTCTGTGCCCGAGTGAAGAATGTCGGAAAAATTACGACTTTGTGGAGAGTATTACCCCAGCTGAATAAGTCCTGCGTATCTAtcgtacagcatggtgactgttcGGGATACCGTACTCTATACCTGAAATTTGCCGAGACAGTAGATCTTaagtgctccccccaccccacgcacACAAAAATGGCGACTATATGAGGTGATGAATGTCTTTATTAATTTGACTGTGGTGACCATTCCGTAATGTACATGTGTATCACGTCATTATGTACACCTTAACTgtgtacaattttatttgtcagttatacctcaatgaGGCTAGGCGTGGTGGACAATCACCCCAAGCTGTATACAACATCCTGTATTTCcaaaaactgaaagtttgttCCACTTAAAAATCCTAGGTGGCCCTGTGACAACATTCCTCAAGGCCCTAAAATAGAAGGATATAACttgttttataaaatcatttgggggcgcctgggtggcgcagtcggttaagcgtccgacttcaactcgggtcacgatctcacggctcacggGTACgaatcctgcatcgggctctgtgctgactgctctctcaaaaataaaccttgagAAATAAgctaagaatctctctctctctctctcaaaaataagtaaatattgaaaaaaagattttttaatctccctcctcttccttcttcctttcaacAGGAAGATGTCTGTTGAAGTAGGGGCGGAAAACTTAAATTCAGATTTACCTCTCTTAGCAGCTTCATGGATGGGAGATGCCAGGTCGCTCACCGGGTGGGGGCTGGCACCGTGACGTAGAAGCAAAGTCATGCAGTCCAGGCTGCCGCTGATACAGGTGTTGAACAAAGGAGTGTGCCAGTCGGCGGTGACACAATTCACCTAGAAAGAAAAGCTCCAGGCTGAAGGCAGACAGAGGGgtgtcctgggttcaaatctaggCTGCCCTGCTTGCAAGCTGCTGTGTAACTCCTCTGAGCCTTAAATTCCAcagctataaaatgaggacaaaaatACCAAATTCCACAAGGTTTCGAAAAACTGAATGAGGGACGGCACTCGGCACTGAGAATGTTACGGCATAGTCTATCATTTCCACGCCCCCGGGAACACGAACTCTGAAACTAGTTAGGCTAATTCCAATAGTTTACAAACGAATCTCGTTTTAGACATTCCATTCTAGACCCATCCCACACCATTCCAGTTTCCTTCACAGCAGTGAGAGTAACCTTTTAGAGTTGTTAacataacatctttaaaaaatttttaaatgtgactttCACAGAAATGCAGGGTGAGTATGTGCCAAAGATTTTATTCAACTCGTTCATCGATGAGGGAACCGGTAAGGGGGTAAGGCTGGCTCAAAGCAGAATTTATATAGTCAGCCAATTAAATGCTGAAATACATTTGCTAATAGATACAAGACCGGCTAATGTCCTACAGGGCCATAAAACTATCGTCTTTGGGGGCGATCTTTCCAAACGTTGGAAAGCAGACAGGAACTTACAAGTTAACATCCGACTTCACGGCGTTTGGGCTATAATCGAATAGGAAAGAGCAAAGCCAAATGCAATCTTTCTACATTGTCAAATAATTCTGTGGTGAATCCGTTCAGCAGAGATATTATGAAGACAATGAAGTCATTCTCACAAGCCATTTCCAAGGAAGGCTAGGATTAGGGAGGCACAGAAGATGTGAGGGTGCAAAGTTTAAGGAGACACTCACTCC
This region of Felis catus isolate Fca126 chromosome X, F.catus_Fca126_mat1.0, whole genome shotgun sequence genomic DNA includes:
- the ASB9 gene encoding ankyrin repeat and SOCS box protein 9 isoform X1, with protein sequence MDGKPGGRSSKSLRPEDNPDTSFFSNPWMGDIVSDWSPMHEAAIQGRLLSLRSLINQGWPVNLITADGVSPLHEACLGGHVSCANILLKHGAQVNCVTADWHTPLFNTCISGSLDCMTLLLRHGASPHPVSDLASPIHEAAKRGHVYCVEILAAHGGNLNLNISHLGTPLYVACRKQQVACVRKLLESGASVNEGRGLDSPLHAAARASNGELAILLMDFGANPQARNADGKCPLELVPPESPLTQIFLEREGPPSLLQLCRLQIRKCFGIQQHHKINELFLPEELKRFLLHM
- the ASB9 gene encoding ankyrin repeat and SOCS box protein 9 isoform X3, with translation MDGKPGGRSSKSLRPEDNPDTSFFSNPWMGDIVSDWSPMHEAAIQGRLLSLRSLINQGWPVNLITADGVSPLHEACLGGHVSCANILLKHGAQVNCVTADWHTPLFNTCISGSLDCMTLLLRHGASPHPVSDLASPIHEAAKRGHVYCVEILAAHGGNLNLNISHLGTPLYVACRKQQVACVRKLLESGASVNEGRGLDSPLHAAARASNGELAILLMDFGANPQARNADGKCPLELVPPESPLTQIFLEREGASPLPEPRP
- the ASB9 gene encoding ankyrin repeat and SOCS box protein 9 isoform X2, with translation MDGKPGGRSNIVSDWSPMHEAAIQGRLLSLRSLINQGWPVNLITADGVSPLHEACLGGHVSCANILLKHGAQVNCVTADWHTPLFNTCISGSLDCMTLLLRHGASPHPVSDLASPIHEAAKRGHVYCVEILAAHGGNLNLNISHLGTPLYVACRKQQVACVRKLLESGASVNEGRGLDSPLHAAARASNGELAILLMDFGANPQARNADGKCPLELVPPESPLTQIFLEREGPPSLLQLCRLQIRKCFGIQQHHKINELFLPEELKRFLLHM